One window of Microbacterium sp. Root61 genomic DNA carries:
- a CDS encoding MFS transporter, which yields MTNTVAAPAQTVERKSWLPMVGLFLAQVLMSFNVAALPVSLGGMVEEFGVPPTAVSTAIVVYGLSVAALVMVGAKLGQRVGWVIMFRIVVALFAVSALGMVFGPTVNWVIGAQALAGASAAIIVPSLVALIAENYHGSQQATAIGSLGSARALSGMSAFFIGGALGTLVGWRPVFLIVLALAVAVFILSFWLRSDKGDPGIKIDVVAAILIGAGIVLLTLGFNNLNTWGVLVAEPDAPFTVLGLSPAPVFVVLGIILGQAFFVWTRRRTKAGKVPLVSLSVLGSGRERAAVYAMFIVVGLEAALNFTVPLYIQIVQGRTPFDTALAMMPFNLTVFVTAMLVVRFYKRFSPRQIGVFAFILTTLALAWLSLVVTNNWETLPTIAGLIVFGIGQGALVTLVFNVLVTASPKELAGDVGSIRGTTQNLASAVGTAISGALLVTLLSMNIGQAVINNVELTPELATQVDLDNASFISNDQLTELLAGTGATDAQVDAFVEINTEARLSALKLGLLILSGISALAILPASRLPRYRPHEIPDPSPES from the coding sequence ATGACCAACACAGTCGCCGCACCCGCTCAGACCGTGGAGCGAAAGTCCTGGCTGCCGATGGTGGGGCTGTTCCTCGCCCAGGTGCTGATGTCGTTCAACGTCGCGGCCCTGCCGGTCTCGCTGGGCGGCATGGTCGAGGAGTTCGGTGTGCCGCCGACCGCGGTCAGCACCGCCATCGTCGTCTACGGGCTGTCGGTGGCGGCGCTCGTGATGGTGGGCGCGAAGCTCGGGCAGCGCGTCGGGTGGGTCATCATGTTCCGCATCGTCGTCGCGCTCTTCGCCGTGTCGGCGCTGGGCATGGTGTTCGGCCCGACCGTCAACTGGGTCATCGGCGCGCAGGCGCTGGCCGGAGCATCCGCCGCCATCATCGTGCCGTCGCTGGTGGCACTGATCGCTGAGAACTACCACGGGAGCCAGCAGGCCACCGCGATCGGGTCGCTGGGATCGGCACGCGCCCTGTCGGGCATGTCGGCGTTCTTCATCGGCGGCGCGCTCGGCACGCTCGTCGGCTGGCGCCCGGTGTTCCTGATCGTGCTGGCGCTGGCTGTCGCGGTGTTCATCCTGAGCTTCTGGCTGCGCTCCGACAAGGGCGACCCCGGCATCAAGATCGATGTCGTCGCGGCCATCCTGATCGGCGCGGGCATCGTGCTGCTGACGCTCGGCTTCAACAACCTCAACACCTGGGGCGTGCTGGTCGCCGAGCCGGACGCGCCCTTCACCGTCCTCGGGCTCTCGCCCGCACCGGTCTTCGTGGTGCTGGGCATCATTCTCGGCCAGGCGTTCTTCGTCTGGACACGGCGTCGCACCAAGGCGGGCAAGGTGCCACTGGTCAGCCTCAGCGTGCTCGGCTCGGGCCGTGAGCGGGCCGCCGTGTACGCGATGTTCATCGTCGTCGGTCTCGAGGCCGCCCTCAACTTCACCGTGCCGCTGTACATCCAGATCGTGCAGGGGCGCACCCCGTTCGACACGGCCCTCGCGATGATGCCGTTCAACCTCACCGTGTTCGTCACGGCGATGCTGGTGGTGCGGTTCTACAAGCGCTTCAGCCCGCGCCAGATCGGCGTGTTCGCCTTCATCCTCACGACGCTCGCGCTCGCGTGGCTGTCATTGGTGGTCACGAACAATTGGGAGACGCTCCCCACGATCGCCGGCCTCATCGTCTTCGGCATCGGCCAGGGTGCCCTGGTCACCCTGGTGTTCAACGTGCTCGTCACGGCGTCGCCCAAGGAGCTGGCCGGTGACGTCGGGTCGATCCGCGGCACCACCCAGAATCTCGCCTCCGCTGTCGGCACCGCGATCTCCGGGGCGCTGCTGGTGACACTGCTGTCGATGAACATTGGGCAGGCCGTCATCAACAACGTCGAGCTCACGCCCGAGCTGGCGACCCAGGTCGACCTCGACAACGCGAGCTTCATCAGCAATGACCAACTGACCGAGCTGCTCGCAGGCACCGGTGCGACCGATGCCCAGGTCGATGCGTTCGTCGAGATCAACACCGAAGCGCGCCTGAGCGCGCTCAAGCTCGGGCTGCTCATCCTCTCCGGAATCAGTGCGCTGGCGATCCTGCCTGCCTCGCGCCTGCCGCGGTACCGCCCGCACGAGATTCCCGACCCGTCACCCGAGAGCTGA
- the glsA gene encoding glutaminase A, protein MQGWDKVEALTADAYAFGLGETRGLVADYIPILAETDPELFGVCVAEVDGSIHSAGDAAVEFSIQSISKAFVYALVCEELGHDLVKEHVGVNNTGLAFNSVMAIELNYGHPMNPMVNAGALATTALVPGGSPAEQWELIRQGLSRFAGHPLELDGEVYRSEMATNQRNMAIARLLESYRRIEIDPLKVVDVYTKQCALRVSARDIAVMGATLADGGVNPITGEQVVSAAVCRDTLSVLAANGMYERSGEWLFEIGLPGKSGVAGGIVTISPGKAGIGVFSPRLDSAGNSVRGQAATSFLSRSLGLNIFASDVSPTRLEP, encoded by the coding sequence CTGCAGGGCTGGGACAAGGTCGAGGCGCTCACCGCCGATGCCTACGCGTTCGGACTCGGCGAGACACGCGGGCTCGTTGCGGACTACATCCCGATCCTGGCGGAGACCGATCCCGAGCTGTTCGGCGTCTGCGTCGCGGAGGTCGACGGCAGCATCCACAGCGCCGGAGACGCCGCCGTCGAGTTCTCGATCCAGTCGATCTCGAAGGCGTTCGTCTATGCCCTGGTGTGCGAGGAACTGGGTCATGACCTGGTCAAGGAACACGTCGGAGTCAACAACACCGGGCTCGCGTTCAACTCGGTCATGGCGATCGAGCTGAACTACGGGCATCCGATGAATCCGATGGTCAACGCGGGCGCGCTGGCAACGACGGCGCTGGTACCCGGTGGCTCGCCGGCCGAGCAGTGGGAGCTGATCCGGCAGGGACTCTCCCGCTTCGCCGGGCACCCGCTCGAACTCGACGGAGAGGTCTACCGCTCTGAGATGGCGACCAACCAGCGCAACATGGCCATCGCCCGCCTGCTCGAGAGCTACCGCCGGATCGAGATCGATCCGCTGAAGGTCGTCGACGTCTATACGAAGCAGTGCGCCCTGCGCGTGAGCGCACGCGATATCGCAGTCATGGGCGCGACGCTCGCCGACGGCGGGGTGAACCCCATCACGGGGGAGCAGGTGGTCTCGGCCGCCGTCTGTCGGGACACCCTGTCCGTGCTCGCCGCCAACGGGATGTACGAGCGCTCCGGCGAGTGGCTGTTCGAAATCGGGCTGCCCGGCAAATCGGGCGTCGCGGGCGGCATCGTCACCATCTCGCCCGGCAAGGCCGGGATCGGCGTCTTCTCACCCCGTCTCGACTCGGCAGGCAACAGCGTCCGCGGCCAGGCCGCGACCTCCTTCCTCTCCCGCTCGCTCGGGCTCAACATCTTCGCCTCCGACGTCTCTCCGACACGACTGGAACCCTGA
- a CDS encoding SseB family protein, giving the protein MTDAEQIPDALATLAARAEAGEISHHELIETFLDTTIYVPSMTDPEAGPIDPVISKIEDVDYLVIASNVDALEETLDVAQFAVPMDGRVLVVGMNPDLALLVNLGGAAFALPKPMLDDLRAASSPA; this is encoded by the coding sequence ATGACGGACGCAGAACAGATTCCCGACGCCCTTGCCACCCTCGCCGCACGCGCCGAGGCGGGCGAGATCAGCCACCACGAGCTCATCGAGACGTTCCTGGACACCACGATCTACGTGCCGTCGATGACCGACCCCGAGGCCGGCCCCATCGACCCGGTCATCTCGAAGATCGAGGACGTCGACTACCTCGTCATCGCCTCCAACGTGGACGCGCTCGAAGAGACCCTCGACGTCGCCCAGTTCGCGGTCCCCATGGACGGCCGGGTCCTCGTCGTCGGCATGAACCCCGACCTCGCGCTGCTGGTGAACCTCGGCGGCGCCGCGTTCGCCCTGCCCAAGCCGATGCTCGACGACCTGCGCGCAGCTTCGTCGCCGGCTTGA
- a CDS encoding DUF6578 domain-containing protein: protein MTRVWLTCWEWECCGEAFAVGDEIDFGIASRITDAYLADMLGPELVATVDAIESHHEEEFPDRVRGRVLAVQAVTREVIERRSLRRPGHGAPPDAVMPGDGEDWPVIGRELGNGVFVGTQPSRYIIEIGPVPDTAALVPVEGVRLPSAERDAALPAAAEQPDEPPPQRRARSFAGWLVDVEEVSG, encoded by the coding sequence GCAGTAGGCGACGAGATCGACTTCGGCATCGCGTCGCGCATCACGGATGCCTACCTCGCGGACATGCTCGGCCCGGAGCTCGTGGCGACGGTGGACGCGATCGAGTCGCATCACGAGGAAGAGTTCCCCGATCGAGTGCGTGGCCGCGTCCTGGCCGTCCAGGCTGTGACACGGGAGGTCATCGAGCGACGGTCGCTGCGCCGCCCCGGTCACGGTGCACCGCCTGACGCGGTCATGCCCGGTGACGGCGAGGACTGGCCGGTGATCGGGCGTGAGCTCGGCAACGGTGTGTTCGTGGGGACGCAACCGTCGCGCTACATCATCGAGATCGGGCCTGTCCCGGATACGGCCGCCCTCGTGCCCGTCGAAGGCGTACGTCTGCCATCGGCGGAGCGCGACGCAGCGCTCCCGGCTGCGGCGGAGCAGCCCGACGAGCCGCCCCCGCAACGCCGCGCGCGCTCGTTCGCCGGCTGGCTCGTCGACGTCGAAGAGGTGTCGGGGTAG